TGCACCAGCTCCGCGACTACATCATCTCCAGCGTGGAGCGGTTCTCGGGGTTGCTGGTGGACCAGGTCGACATTACCGTAGACCAGATCGAAGGCCTCGACGCATCGCCGGGCGCGGCACCCGCGGAGGTACGCGCCGGCGAGCAGGGCCGGCGCCACGGGTTGCGGTGGCCGCGCCGCGACCGCTTCAGCGGCCACGACGCCCCGGAGCCGCCGCCGCCGGACGACGCCGCCGGGTCCAGCGGCGACTGAGCCGCGGGCGGGCCGGCCCGGAACGTGCGCCTCAGCTCCGTGCGGTTCTCTGCAGGCGCTCCGCCACCCGCAGCGCGTCCACCTGCGGCAGCACCAGCGGCTCCATCGCCGCGCGCAACCGTTGCGCCAACCCCTTGACCGGGCGCTCCTCGAACCGCCAGGAGTCGTCACCGGCCGCCACGTCGCTCAGCAACGCGCTGAACATCAGGACGCGCAGCCGGCGCCCGCTCGCCGTGCCGTCGGCGACCTGTTCGTCCAGCGCCGTCAGGCGCCGGCCGACCGCGGACCCGTCCAGCCGCGGCCCCGCCTGGCCGGCCAGTTGCGGCAACAGCACGGCGAACAACCCCAGATCATGGGCGGAATCGAGAATCTCCGCGGCCCGGCCGCAGGACAGGATCTTGACCAGCTCTTCGGTCAACCGCTCCGCCGAGCACTCGGTGAGACGCGCGGCGTACCGGCCGATCAGCACCCGGTAGCGCCGCTCCATGGAGAAGCCGACGAGGCGGGCGTACTTGACCGCCCGGATCATCCGCACCGGGTCCTCCCGGAACGACTCCTCCGGGGCGCCCACGGTGCGCAGTGCGCGCCGCTGGATGTCGTCGAACCCGCCCACGTAGTCGATAAGCCGCTCGCTGCGCGGCGCGTAGTAGAGCGCGTTGAAGCTGAAGTCGCGCCGGAACGCGTCCTGGTCCACGGTGCCGTAGCGATTGGCGGTGGAGGTATCCGCGGCGCGGAACGTGGCTACCTCGAACACCCGCCGCCCCGACGGCACGTGCACCAGCTTGAACCGGCGTCCGATGATGCGCGCGCCGCGAAACAGCGCGGTGATCTGCCGCGGGCGGGCGCTGGTTGCCACGTCGAAGTCCTTCGGGTCGCGCCCGGTCAGCAGATCGCGCAGCGCACCGCCGACGATGTATGCCTCGTGGCCGGCGCGCGTCAGCCGCTGGCAGATCGCGGCCGCCCCCGAGTCTATGGTGGAGCCGCGAATGCCATGCTCACTCGGCAGGTAGACGTTGGCGGTGGCGCGTGTGGCGCCATCGACGGATCTTCGATATCGCTTGAGCAATGGTCCGGGAGAAACGGCGCCGGCGGTCAGCCGAGCGCGAAGCCGAACTCGCCGTCGCGCAACTCCAGGCGCACGCGCTTTACCCCCGCTTCGGAATACGCCTGGAACGCGGCATCTTCGAGGTGCCGGGCAAACACCGACTCCAACCCGCGCGCGCCGCTCTCCTTGCGCAGCGCCTGGCGT
This region of Spirochaetaceae bacterium genomic DNA includes:
- a CDS encoding polynucleotide adenylyltransferase PcnB — protein: MLKRYRRSVDGATRATANVYLPSEHGIRGSTIDSGAAAICQRLTRAGHEAYIVGGALRDLLTGRDPKDFDVATSARPRQITALFRGARIIGRRFKLVHVPSGRRVFEVATFRAADTSTANRYGTVDQDAFRRDFSFNALYYAPRSERLIDYVGGFDDIQRRALRTVGAPEESFREDPVRMIRAVKYARLVGFSMERRYRVLIGRYAARLTECSAERLTEELVKILSCGRAAEILDSAHDLGLFAVLLPQLAGQAGPRLDGSAVGRRLTALDEQVADGTASGRRLRVLMFSALLSDVAAGDDSWRFEERPVKGLAQRLRAAMEPLVLPQVDALRVAERLQRTARS